Proteins encoded within one genomic window of Fibrobacterota bacterium:
- a CDS encoding sigma-54-dependent Fis family transcriptional regulator: MIKLLLVEDNVGLREQMKWALNSDFEVLEAETLEGCLDAVRRQKPGVICLDMGLENKPERGLEIIDAVLREDRLAKIIVNTSNNSADLGRRAVERGAFDYLQKPIDIDELKVILARACRMATLEKPAEEKAAQGLPSEADNLMIGQSDLMRKIFDNIRKLAKTDVNVLITGESGTGKELCARAVHFHSPRRNEIFVPINCGSIPASLMESELFGYVKGAFTGANTDKMGLIESANKGTLFLDEIGDMPMALQVKLLRFLQDQKLQRVGETAFRSLNVRIIAATNKTNLAEKDNPAMRTDLYYRLSEFEIHLPPLRDRKDDIPFIAAKIIEANRLKFNQARLKLSKRAEQMLMNYSWPGNVRELENKLNRASITCANQVIEPEDLQLSETSFTVLSYREARQMFDRNFLLNALKQAKGNISLAAKVTGLTRPTLYDMMKKNGITVSMEAKMEDRPPESQSPSSSVGG, from the coding sequence ATGATCAAGCTCCTTCTCGTGGAAGACAACGTGGGCCTGCGCGAACAAATGAAATGGGCCCTGAACTCGGACTTCGAGGTGCTCGAGGCCGAGACCCTGGAGGGCTGCTTGGACGCGGTGCGGCGGCAGAAGCCCGGCGTCATTTGCCTGGACATGGGCCTGGAGAACAAGCCTGAGCGGGGGCTGGAGATCATCGACGCGGTCTTGCGCGAGGATCGCCTGGCCAAGATCATCGTGAATACCTCGAACAATAGCGCCGATCTGGGCCGCCGCGCGGTGGAACGCGGCGCCTTCGACTACCTGCAGAAGCCGATCGACATCGATGAGTTGAAAGTGATCCTGGCGCGGGCCTGCCGCATGGCCACCCTGGAGAAGCCGGCCGAGGAGAAGGCGGCGCAGGGCCTGCCCAGCGAGGCGGACAACCTCATGATCGGGCAAAGCGATCTGATGCGGAAGATCTTCGACAACATCCGCAAGCTGGCGAAGACGGACGTGAACGTCCTCATCACCGGCGAGAGCGGGACCGGCAAGGAGCTGTGCGCGCGCGCCGTGCATTTCCACAGCCCGCGCCGCAACGAGATTTTCGTACCCATTAACTGCGGCTCCATCCCGGCCAGCCTGATGGAATCGGAACTGTTCGGCTACGTGAAGGGCGCCTTCACCGGGGCCAACACCGACAAGATGGGGCTCATCGAATCGGCCAACAAGGGAACCCTGTTCCTCGACGAAATCGGGGACATGCCCATGGCCTTGCAAGTGAAGCTGCTGCGCTTCCTGCAGGACCAGAAGCTGCAGCGCGTAGGGGAGACCGCTTTCCGCAGCTTGAACGTCCGCATCATCGCCGCCACCAACAAGACCAACCTGGCGGAGAAGGACAATCCCGCCATGCGGACCGATCTCTATTACCGCCTCAGCGAGTTCGAGATCCATCTGCCGCCCCTGCGGGATCGCAAGGACGACATCCCCTTCATCGCCGCCAAGATCATCGAGGCCAACCGCCTGAAGTTCAACCAGGCGCGCCTGAAGCTTTCCAAGCGCGCCGAGCAGATGCTGATGAATTACAGCTGGCCCGGCAACGTGCGCGAACTGGAGAACAAGCTGAACCGCGCCTCCATCACCTGCGCCAACCAGGTCATCGAGCCCGAGGATTTGCAGCTTTCGGAGACCTCCTTCACCGTCCTCAGCTACCGCGAAGCGCGGCAGATGTTCGACCGCAATTTCCTCCTCAACGCCCTCAAGCAGGCCAAAGGCAACATCAGCCTGGCCGCCAAGGTCACCGGCCTCACGCGCCCCACCTTATACGACATGATGAAGAAGAACGGCATCACGGTTTCCATGGAGGCCAAGATGGAAGACCGGCCGCCTGAGTCTCAATCCCCCTCTTCCAGCGTAGGAGGCTGA
- a CDS encoding tautomerase family protein has translation MAQVKIYGRREVLVPNRARWSDLIQNAVVAALSLPKDKRFQRFFPLDGEDFLYPSDRTSAYTIIEISLFEGRSPVALKALLRKLMDDAQSEFGMHPNDLEVTIFESPRRCWGIRGKLGDELELAYKVNV, from the coding sequence ATGGCACAGGTTAAGATTTACGGCCGCCGCGAAGTCCTGGTCCCGAACCGGGCCCGCTGGTCCGATCTCATCCAAAACGCCGTGGTCGCGGCGTTGAGCCTGCCCAAGGACAAACGTTTCCAGCGCTTTTTCCCTTTGGACGGGGAGGACTTCCTCTATCCCTCGGATCGGACTTCGGCGTACACCATCATCGAGATCTCCCTTTTCGAGGGTCGTTCGCCCGTGGCCCTTAAGGCCCTCCTGCGCAAACTCATGGACGACGCGCAATCGGAATTCGGGATGCATCCCAACGATCTCGAGGTCACGATTTTCGAATCGCCCCGGCGTTGCTGGGGCATCCGCGGGAAGCTGGGCGACGAGCTCGAACTCGCCTACAAGGTGAACGTCTAG
- a CDS encoding P-loop NTPase produces the protein MSPRTPPPDAHPAGEMEDLPSGPRKLPSLTTLFHVLWMRKWIALIAWFVVAAPVGIALSLFDLPKSYSATTVMRFPDVVGAQTNVMRDVAITSGQSILSILSSHQVLEGTITKLGLRLRIATKEQFQKWVFKDVKYTDNLGLERYTIVLSGRGTEATVNYKPVGATTDYKVHQGPIVGEGRLSFPGLDVQFTPEFLSGEHGNRVDLDFMPFDAVFQDLKKNVSARPLGGTNFEIHLKDRDPFLVADILSTLQSEFLDVYYGTTEVQDVGILAQMEKDLDLAKERLEKSQDDLSHYYAENPELSQQQGPSAGDNLTYLESRQTMDQLEGQKRRVVQAFAAREPDATPERRYFWALELLGEMAQAGEAKAGILRASLQEVNARQQSLRATLGPDHPRIKEAEAEKDSLYRQLEGAEGSLVKRIDQELAQARARVATTAPRQNYRPPVKIQLELERLNNVNKNNQNIYDRLLESYNRAKLVTGSEFFKVSVVDPARPAIYYPPSTKTRLLIAAAAVALLFILIPGLVLAWSLVFIRIWTKEDVTRLLGLKVLGVIAERKLKYKKGEEEGDSRKPAVDPMLIIHGGMSRLEDVEAFRMIREEIENGFRNAGAPGKFCLLITSCRPHEGKSTCAANLAVTFARKGKRTLLIDADFRLGRVAKIFNLHVATGLDTILDQPDIEAGHFLESASLVFQPTLQRNLVVAPRKSPNANAGELVGSDRFKAFVEMARSQFDVVILDMPPVMITPEPLSLADQVDGVVFVCRSGVTAAREAREAVDILFERNARVSCILNGSKISPFEENRYRKYSYYYQVQSAPEAEAG, from the coding sequence ATGAGCCCCCGAACCCCGCCTCCCGATGCGCACCCAGCGGGGGAGATGGAGGATCTCCCCTCCGGTCCGCGCAAGCTCCCCTCGCTCACCACCCTTTTCCACGTCCTTTGGATGCGGAAATGGATCGCGCTCATCGCTTGGTTCGTCGTGGCCGCGCCGGTAGGCATCGCCCTGTCCCTTTTCGATTTGCCGAAATCGTATTCCGCCACCACGGTGATGCGTTTTCCCGACGTGGTCGGCGCCCAGACCAACGTCATGCGCGACGTGGCCATCACCTCGGGCCAATCCATCCTGAGCATCCTCTCCAGCCATCAGGTGCTGGAAGGGACCATTACCAAGCTGGGATTGCGCCTGCGCATCGCCACCAAGGAACAGTTCCAGAAGTGGGTGTTCAAAGACGTGAAATACACGGACAACCTGGGGCTGGAACGTTACACCATCGTTTTGTCCGGCCGCGGCACCGAAGCCACGGTGAACTACAAGCCCGTAGGGGCGACCACCGATTACAAGGTGCACCAAGGCCCTATCGTGGGCGAGGGCCGTCTTTCCTTCCCGGGACTGGACGTGCAGTTCACGCCGGAATTCCTTTCCGGGGAGCACGGCAATCGCGTGGATCTGGATTTCATGCCCTTCGACGCCGTCTTCCAGGATCTGAAGAAGAACGTTTCCGCGCGGCCCCTGGGAGGCACCAATTTCGAGATCCACCTTAAGGATCGCGATCCCTTCCTCGTCGCCGATATCCTCTCCACCTTGCAGAGCGAGTTCCTGGACGTCTATTACGGCACCACCGAGGTGCAGGACGTGGGCATCCTGGCGCAGATGGAAAAGGATTTGGACTTGGCCAAGGAACGCCTGGAAAAAAGCCAGGACGACCTTTCCCATTATTATGCCGAAAACCCGGAGTTGTCCCAGCAACAAGGCCCCAGCGCGGGGGACAACCTGACCTACCTCGAATCGCGCCAGACCATGGATCAGCTGGAGGGCCAGAAGCGGCGGGTGGTCCAGGCGTTCGCGGCGCGGGAACCCGACGCAACGCCCGAGCGGCGTTATTTCTGGGCCCTCGAACTGTTGGGGGAAATGGCGCAGGCGGGCGAAGCGAAAGCGGGCATCCTGAGGGCGAGCCTGCAAGAGGTGAACGCGCGGCAGCAGAGCTTGCGGGCCACCCTGGGCCCCGATCATCCCCGCATCAAGGAAGCGGAGGCGGAGAAGGATTCCCTCTACCGCCAGCTCGAGGGGGCGGAAGGCTCGTTGGTAAAGCGCATCGACCAGGAACTCGCGCAAGCGCGGGCCCGGGTCGCCACCACCGCGCCGCGCCAGAACTACCGGCCCCCCGTCAAGATCCAACTGGAGCTCGAGCGCCTGAACAACGTCAACAAGAACAACCAGAACATCTACGATCGCCTGCTGGAAAGCTACAACCGCGCCAAGCTGGTGACCGGGTCGGAGTTCTTCAAGGTGTCGGTGGTGGATCCCGCCCGCCCGGCCATCTACTATCCGCCTTCCACCAAAACGCGTTTGCTGATCGCGGCGGCGGCGGTCGCCCTGCTTTTTATCCTCATCCCCGGCCTGGTGCTGGCCTGGTCCCTGGTTTTCATCCGCATCTGGACCAAGGAAGACGTAACGCGTTTGCTGGGGCTGAAGGTCCTCGGGGTCATCGCCGAGCGTAAGCTCAAGTATAAGAAGGGCGAGGAAGAGGGCGACTCGCGCAAGCCCGCGGTCGACCCCATGCTGATCATCCACGGCGGGATGTCGCGGTTGGAAGACGTGGAAGCCTTCCGTATGATCCGGGAAGAAATCGAGAATGGCTTCCGCAACGCGGGCGCGCCCGGGAAGTTCTGCCTGCTGATCACCTCGTGCCGGCCGCATGAGGGCAAGTCCACCTGCGCGGCCAACCTGGCCGTGACTTTCGCCCGCAAGGGGAAACGTACCCTCCTCATCGACGCCGATTTCCGCCTGGGGAGGGTCGCCAAGATCTTCAACTTGCACGTGGCCACCGGCCTGGACACCATCCTCGATCAGCCCGACATCGAGGCCGGGCACTTCCTGGAATCCGCGAGCCTCGTTTTCCAGCCTACCTTGCAGCGGAACCTGGTGGTGGCTCCGCGCAAATCGCCGAACGCCAACGCGGGGGAGTTGGTGGGTTCCGATCGTTTCAAGGCTTTCGTCGAGATGGCCCGCAGCCAATTCGACGTCGTCATCCTCGACATGCCTCCCGTCATGATCACGCCGGAACCCCTCTCCCTGGCGGACCAGGTGGACGGCGTGGTTTTCGTCTGCCGCTCGGGCGTCACCGCCGCGCGCGAGGCGCGCGAGGCCGTCGACATCTTGTTCGAGCGCAACGCCAGGGTCTCATGCATCCTGAACGGATCGAAAATCTCCCCTTTCGAGGAGAACCGGTACCGGAAGTACTCGTACTACTACCAAGTCCAATCCGCCCCCGAAGCGGAGGCGGGCTAG
- a CDS encoding EpsI family protein, with product MRGAAWAAFSLLFFANYFPAFRWMVARWDEPASYMSHGWLIPPISAFLLWQRRREIASLPRGPAQASAWGFPVIIVSLLLHLTAGLADVSSLSGLTLVGVLLGFVLLVEGKPTAKAAWFPILFLALMVPPPEFVIDKLNFSLKLMAADIATSLLDLVGLPAIRQGSYMIFGDEKLAVGDVCSGLRSLLALLDLGVLYAYLVRERGRAGVGAALAMAVPAAIVGNGLRIFLVACLVIAFGQAAVFKPLVGSWDLHLFTGAFIFIAAFGCLYLAVWAVDRLSPAVSGREPVPRAEPVQKGVPMTARRQRAWLAASLLALAAAAALSESVLFKQVVQGQTDLARNIPRQLGAWQLVDEQTATPSEVQGLETRDIIKRTYSDGREYMELVVAYIAHSSRKSAHAQEACLRGAGALVGSIGKVSWENGRVNGKLISIDVRDQREWVCYWYKIGDTYTADYLASSLRMFLGGLIGEKIQGASLVRILTPEARGESQARIESRMQDFTHALLPELKKALP from the coding sequence ATGAGGGGAGCGGCCTGGGCGGCATTCTCCCTCCTGTTCTTCGCCAACTATTTCCCCGCTTTCCGATGGATGGTGGCGCGCTGGGACGAACCTGCCTCCTACATGTCCCATGGGTGGCTCATCCCCCCCATTTCCGCCTTCCTTCTCTGGCAGCGCAGGAGGGAAATCGCATCGCTCCCCCGCGGCCCCGCCCAGGCAAGCGCCTGGGGTTTTCCTGTGATCATCGTATCGCTTCTTCTCCATCTTACGGCCGGCCTGGCCGACGTCTCTTCCCTATCCGGGCTGACCCTGGTGGGAGTACTGTTGGGCTTCGTCCTATTGGTCGAGGGAAAGCCGACGGCGAAGGCCGCCTGGTTCCCTATCCTGTTCCTGGCCTTGATGGTGCCCCCGCCGGAATTCGTCATCGACAAGCTCAATTTTTCCCTGAAACTGATGGCCGCCGATATCGCGACCAGCCTCCTCGACTTGGTGGGCCTGCCGGCCATCCGCCAGGGCTCGTACATGATTTTCGGCGATGAGAAACTGGCCGTCGGGGACGTATGCTCCGGCCTGCGCAGCCTGCTCGCCCTGCTCGACCTGGGCGTACTTTACGCCTACCTGGTGCGCGAACGCGGACGCGCCGGGGTGGGCGCCGCCCTCGCGATGGCCGTCCCGGCCGCCATCGTCGGCAACGGCCTGCGCATCTTCCTGGTCGCCTGCCTGGTGATCGCTTTCGGGCAAGCCGCCGTGTTCAAGCCGCTGGTGGGCAGTTGGGACCTGCACTTGTTCACGGGCGCCTTCATCTTCATAGCCGCCTTCGGCTGCCTTTACCTCGCGGTGTGGGCGGTAGACCGTTTGTCTCCCGCCGTTTCCGGGCGGGAGCCCGTTCCCCGGGCGGAACCCGTCCAAAAGGGCGTACCGATGACCGCGCGGCGGCAACGCGCGTGGCTGGCGGCATCCCTCCTGGCCCTGGCGGCGGCGGCGGCGCTCTCGGAATCGGTCCTCTTCAAGCAAGTGGTGCAAGGCCAAACCGATCTGGCCCGTAACATCCCCCGCCAACTCGGGGCTTGGCAATTAGTGGACGAACAAACGGCCACGCCATCCGAAGTACAAGGGTTGGAGACGCGCGACATCATCAAGCGCACCTATAGCGACGGGCGCGAATATATGGAATTGGTAGTGGCCTACATCGCCCATAGCAGCCGCAAGTCGGCCCATGCGCAGGAAGCCTGTTTACGGGGAGCGGGAGCCCTGGTGGGAAGCATCGGGAAGGTCTCCTGGGAGAATGGCCGGGTGAACGGAAAGCTCATTTCCATCGACGTGCGGGACCAACGCGAATGGGTCTGCTATTGGTATAAGATCGGGGATACCTATACCGCCGACTACCTGGCCTCCAGCTTGCGCATGTTCCTGGGCGGCCTCATCGGCGAGAAGATCCAGGGAGCATCCTTGGTCCGCATCCTCACGCCCGAGGCCCGCGGCGAAAGCCAAGCCCGCATTGAATCCCGCATGCAGGACTTCACCCATGCCTTGTTGCCGGAATTGAAGAAGGCTCTACCTTAG
- a CDS encoding tetratricopeptide repeat protein: MKKILLIAPIPILAIGALLVWQNLPQKRFAKHVTKARLYAKEGNLTAARIEYEKGYSAQGAYTPYVSLEVLNLANRLSIQDGKPREALENTQKFVAAHKTNKEGRVLLAGLAFEMGETELGFDALNELLVQDPWNYRGRLLLTQVRAKQGRLDLAEQQLRYLYSKYPDSVQALLPMAEVLLRERRSSEGREFLRRALVKEPKNVRARLLLVDSYLMEKQLDSAELMLDQWQESDPDKKQQVQIRKARLYSLAGRLGDAEAALAPYLKPTEDNLQALSELAILHAKGGRYDSALALYRAIGDVSPKASATAEIMSYYLDMKAQNPARALEALKTLQISDKRPALLPPLIAAYLAIGQDNKAQDLIAQQPDSLKRSLTAFMGSLLPDKEFIGQWALITYFSANHQNPSVFQAVEDLYKRWPKQRLAIEMWTSQLSAMGRYADAAKVLATLDKPELGQRVGYLQLLASAGQGDKARDAALKLSADYPDLKGVNLILAEYWVKKDKAKAMDYYQKELALNPDNLVALNNLAWEYGVVQGDLAKARPFLDKLKGVKNLDPRILDTVGWILAVNGQAAEGEPYLRNAIDLVPDFPAFQYHLAFILARTGKKDEARDLLKQALSATAAFEERKDAEKLMSELG; the protein is encoded by the coding sequence ATGAAAAAAATCCTCCTGATAGCGCCTATTCCCATCCTCGCGATCGGCGCTTTGTTGGTCTGGCAGAACCTGCCGCAGAAGCGCTTCGCCAAACACGTCACCAAGGCCCGGCTGTACGCGAAGGAAGGCAACCTGACGGCCGCCCGGATCGAGTACGAAAAAGGGTATTCGGCCCAGGGGGCATATACCCCTTACGTTTCCCTGGAGGTGCTCAACCTCGCCAACCGCCTCAGCATCCAGGACGGCAAGCCGCGCGAGGCCCTGGAAAATACCCAGAAGTTCGTGGCCGCGCACAAGACCAACAAGGAAGGCCGGGTGCTTTTGGCCGGCCTCGCCTTCGAGATGGGGGAAACGGAATTGGGATTCGACGCCCTGAACGAATTGCTCGTCCAGGATCCTTGGAATTACCGCGGCCGCCTGCTGCTCACCCAGGTGCGCGCGAAACAGGGACGTTTGGATCTCGCGGAACAGCAGTTGCGGTACCTCTACAGCAAATACCCGGATTCGGTGCAGGCCCTGTTGCCCATGGCCGAGGTGCTTTTGCGCGAACGTCGATCAAGCGAAGGACGCGAGTTCCTCCGCCGCGCCCTGGTAAAGGAACCCAAGAACGTCCGCGCCCGGCTGCTGCTGGTGGACAGCTACCTGATGGAGAAACAACTCGACTCGGCCGAACTGATGCTCGATCAGTGGCAGGAATCGGATCCGGACAAGAAGCAACAGGTGCAGATCCGCAAGGCCCGGCTTTACTCCCTGGCCGGACGGCTGGGCGATGCCGAGGCCGCCTTGGCGCCTTACCTCAAGCCCACGGAGGACAATCTCCAGGCCCTCTCCGAGCTGGCCATCCTCCACGCCAAGGGCGGCCGCTACGATTCGGCCCTGGCCTTGTACCGCGCCATCGGCGACGTCTCCCCCAAGGCGAGCGCGACCGCGGAGATCATGTCCTACTACCTGGACATGAAGGCGCAGAATCCGGCCCGCGCCTTGGAGGCGCTCAAAACCCTGCAGATCAGCGATAAGCGCCCGGCCCTGCTGCCCCCGCTCATAGCCGCCTACCTCGCCATCGGCCAGGACAACAAGGCGCAGGACCTGATCGCCCAGCAGCCCGACAGCCTGAAGCGCTCCCTGACCGCCTTCATGGGCAGCCTCCTGCCCGACAAGGAATTCATCGGGCAATGGGCGCTCATCACGTACTTCAGCGCCAACCACCAGAACCCTTCCGTTTTCCAGGCCGTGGAAGATCTCTATAAAAGATGGCCCAAGCAACGCCTCGCCATCGAAATGTGGACCAGCCAATTGTCCGCCATGGGCCGATACGCCGATGCGGCCAAGGTGCTGGCCACCCTGGACAAGCCCGAGCTCGGCCAACGGGTAGGTTATCTGCAGCTTTTGGCCAGCGCGGGCCAGGGCGATAAAGCGCGGGATGCCGCCCTTAAGCTTTCCGCCGATTACCCCGACCTGAAGGGAGTCAACCTCATCCTGGCCGAGTACTGGGTCAAGAAGGACAAGGCCAAGGCCATGGACTATTACCAGAAGGAGCTGGCCCTCAACCCGGACAACCTGGTGGCGTTGAACAACCTGGCCTGGGAATACGGCGTGGTGCAAGGGGACTTGGCCAAAGCCCGGCCGTTCCTCGACAAGCTGAAGGGGGTTAAGAATCTCGACCCGCGCATCCTCGATACGGTGGGTTGGATCCTGGCCGTGAACGGACAGGCCGCCGAAGGCGAGCCCTATCTGCGCAATGCCATCGATCTGGTCCCCGATTTCCCCGCCTTCCAATACCATTTGGCCTTTATCCTGGCGCGGACCGGAAAGAAGGACGAAGCCCGCGATCTCCTGAAGCAGGCCTTGTCCGCCACGGCCGCATTCGAGGAACGCAAGGACGCCGAGAAGCTGATGTCGGAGCTGGGATGA
- a CDS encoding PEP-CTERM sorting domain-containing protein translates to MQKLLAILALSAGLSQATVIHWSASNDSKSLADAVANDSIYTGYVDLVEFNDGSFSSIWSTPDPLLGKYVVMNTKTDMFYISTSNAPASIASNALFSASFDFDLNSSNLSTANGYVLGNISINNTIGSAGLTEFAQTEAIYPDAQYTFSAQGSFGNGQLGTVPEPTSLGLMGLGLIGFGLFIRRKKTV, encoded by the coding sequence ATGCAGAAGTTATTAGCGATTTTGGCACTTTCGGCGGGTTTGTCCCAGGCCACGGTAATTCACTGGAGCGCGTCCAACGACTCTAAGTCCTTGGCTGATGCCGTTGCCAATGACAGCATTTACACCGGCTACGTCGACTTGGTCGAGTTCAACGATGGTTCGTTCAGCAGCATCTGGTCCACGCCCGATCCGCTCTTGGGAAAATACGTGGTCATGAATACCAAGACCGACATGTTCTACATCTCCACCAGCAACGCTCCCGCTTCGATCGCCAGCAATGCGCTGTTCTCGGCGAGCTTCGACTTCGACCTGAACTCGTCCAACCTTTCGACCGCGAACGGTTACGTGCTCGGGAATATCTCCATCAATAATACCATCGGTTCCGCGGGCCTAACGGAGTTCGCCCAGACCGAGGCGATTTATCCGGACGCCCAGTACACCTTCTCCGCCCAGGGCTCCTTCGGGAACGGGCAGTTGGGCACGGTTCCCGAACCCACCTCCCTCGGCCTGATGGGCTTGGGCCTGATCGGCTTCGGTCTCTTCATCCGCCGCAAGAAGACCGTCTGA